In Ureibacillus thermophilus, the genomic stretch GCAGTATGACCCTCTTCCTTTAAACGGATGGCAATATCGGGGAAATGAACACCTCTTTTTCTCAAGGCTATCCCTCGTCGTCCAAAGTTTATCCCATGCTAAAGAAAAGGTAATGACCTTCAGCCCCATTCAAAAGGATGAAGACATTCAAAGATGGGTGAAAGGATTTTTAATGAGACATGATTATAAATCGGGACTCCTCAGCCATAATCTATACGATGAAATGCTGCAAAGCCTTGGAAGCGCCAAAGTCCATGAACAGGCAAAAGAAATTGTGGTGAAGCGTTTAACAGGCTACAAAATCCATGGCTTTACTTGGGAGCAGCTCAGCAAGGAATTGGAGATAGAAGAATTGGATGTTCAACTGTTATTTGTTGCCTGCCTTCATCAATGGCTGAATGAAATTTTGTCAAACCCTCATCCATATCCTTATTTATATCAAATGACGAATCAAGTGCGTTCGGAAATTCCGTTGACCGGTTCAGCTTATTATACGGCCCTTTTATTTAAAAAAGGGTATTCTGTTGAACAAATAAGCCAAATACGGAAGCTAAAGCGAAGCACGATTGAAGACCATTTAGTGGAATTGGCAATCAACGACCCTACTTTTCCAATCGAACAGTTCATCCAATCCGAAGATATACAAAAAGTTCTTTATGCGGTAGAAGATTATCAAACGAAAAAGCTGAAAGTCCTCCGAGAAGTACTTCCCAATTTATCCTATTTCCAATTGCGTCTGGCTCTTGTGAGAGGTGAAATCAAATGCAATTAGAACAGCTCTTAAAAAAACATTTTGGTTATCCTTCCTTTCGCCCTGGCCAAAAGGAAGTCATTGAGCAATTATTAAATGGACGAGACACTATCGCCCTGCTTCCGACAGGTATGGGGAAATCGTTATGCTACCAGCTACCGGGATACATATTCAACATGCCGGTATTGATTATTTCGCCGCTACTTTCCCTCATGCAAGACCAAGTGGATCAGATGAAACAGTTTGGAGAGAAGAGAGTTGTGGCCATCAATTCTTTCTTAAATCGAAAGGAAAAGCAGCATGTATTAAATCATTTACATGGATATCGTTTTATTTTTATTTCTCCAGAAATGTTGGTCCAGCAGCAAGTCATGAATCGGCTGAATGAGTTGGATTTGGCTCTGATTGTGGTGGATGAGGCCCACTGCATTTCCCAGTGGGGATTTGATTTTCGCCCGGATTATTTAAAAATAGGGGAAGTATTCAAAGAAAACCGCCCGCCCATATTGGCATTATCCGCAACGGCGACGGAAAAAGTGCTGGAAGATATCCGCCGTTTCTTAATGATGAAAGCGCCTTTTGAATATATCCATTCTGTAGACCGCCCAAATATTCGCTTTGGAAAAAAGGTTTTTCAAACTAAGGAAGAAAAAATGGAATGGCTTCTCGAGCATGTTTCCCATACGGAAGGGCCAGGCATTATTTATACCCGCTCAAGAAAAAGAACGGAAGAATTGGCATCGCAATTGTTGGAGCGCGGGGTGTCCGTTTCTTCTTATCATGGAGGGAAAGAAGGGGAAGATCGTCAATTTATCCAGCAGCAGTTTATTGAAGGCTCCCTTGAGTGGATTGTAGCCACGAATGCTTTTGGCATGGGGGTTCATAAAGAAAATGTGCGCCAAATCATTCACGATACGATGCCATCGAATGTGGCGGATTATATGCAAGAAGTTGGAAGAGCGGGGCGGGATGGACAAGATGCCATTGCCATTTTATTGTATTGCGATGGAGATGAAGAAGTTGCCCGATTTATTGCTACAGAAGATTTGCCGAATGAAAATCATATAGAATGGTACGAAGAATATGCGAATAAGAACATTAATCCAAAAGAGATGATTCAAGATGGGCTGATTTC encodes the following:
- a CDS encoding helix-turn-helix domain-containing protein, whose translation is MLFQYLVLNILKILENERTISSPYHLLKGKRSGQTIQDVGIFHLHPYFGIFPKLSRNTYDEVIQKLVEQQYIFLTENSFRLTDKGNAEWRQYDPLPLNGWQYRGNEHLFFSRLSLVVQSLSHAKEKVMTFSPIQKDEDIQRWVKGFLMRHDYKSGLLSHNLYDEMLQSLGSAKVHEQAKEIVVKRLTGYKIHGFTWEQLSKELEIEELDVQLLFVACLHQWLNEILSNPHPYPYLYQMTNQVRSEIPLTGSAYYTALLFKKGYSVEQISQIRKLKRSTIEDHLVELAINDPTFPIEQFIQSEDIQKVLYAVEDYQTKKLKVLREVLPNLSYFQLRLALVRGEIKCN
- a CDS encoding RecQ family ATP-dependent DNA helicase; protein product: MQLEQLLKKHFGYPSFRPGQKEVIEQLLNGRDTIALLPTGMGKSLCYQLPGYIFNMPVLIISPLLSLMQDQVDQMKQFGEKRVVAINSFLNRKEKQHVLNHLHGYRFIFISPEMLVQQQVMNRLNELDLALIVVDEAHCISQWGFDFRPDYLKIGEVFKENRPPILALSATATEKVLEDIRRFLMMKAPFEYIHSVDRPNIRFGKKVFQTKEEKMEWLLEHVSHTEGPGIIYTRSRKRTEELASQLLERGVSVSSYHGGKEGEDRQFIQQQFIEGSLEWIVATNAFGMGVHKENVRQIIHDTMPSNVADYMQEVGRAGRDGQDAIAILLYCDGDEEVARFIATEDLPNENHIEWYEEYANKNINPKEMIQDGLISETTFRVLHYWMNLYSKEEVKGIFRQMAGEKYRLVYEMLKVVKSDCCIREQLVHYFGQKLKEKPEHCCEHCGIDYQRFLHPRKEFYTKHVNFNWQLRLRQILIGID